The following are encoded together in the Fusarium keratoplasticum isolate Fu6.1 chromosome 1, whole genome shotgun sequence genome:
- a CDS encoding Dynein light chain — MSDIKPTETPAPREKLEAQIKSADMTEDMQQESIEVAQEAMAKFTIEKDIAQHIKRTFDERKGPTWHCIVGRNFGSFVTHETKHFIYFYLGHCAILLFKTQ; from the exons ATGTCCGACATCAAGCCAACCGAGACCCCCGCGCCCCGGGAGAAGCTCGAAG CCCAGATCAAGTCCGCCGACATG ACGGAAGACATGCAGCAGGAGTCGATTGAAGTTG CTCAGGAGGCTATGGCTAAGTTCACCATCGAGAAG GATATCGCACAGCACATCAAGCGGACA TTTGACGAGCGCAAGGGCCCTACCTGGCATTGCATCGTCGGCCGGAATTTCGGTAGCTTCGTTACTCACG AGACCAAGCACTTCATCTACTTCTACCTTGGCCACTGCGCAATTCTACTATTCAAAACGCAATAG